A genomic stretch from Flavobacterium humidisoli includes:
- a CDS encoding DUF1810 domain-containing protein, whose protein sequence is MIYPKNDLTRFLDAQNKLYLTAFSELKKGKKETHWMWFIFPQIKGLGKSAISDYYAVADLKEAEEFLKHPILSKHLIEISKLLLTFKKKSAEGILGELDARKLHSSMSLFVQVENADPVFQEILDTFFFGHLDQMTLNFTKKNCVLPDTVLS, encoded by the coding sequence ATGATTTACCCAAAAAATGATTTGACCCGATTTTTAGATGCTCAAAACAAACTATATCTAACAGCTTTTTCAGAATTAAAAAAGGGTAAAAAAGAAACTCATTGGATGTGGTTTATTTTTCCGCAGATTAAAGGTTTAGGGAAAAGTGCAATTTCAGATTATTATGCTGTTGCCGATTTAAAGGAAGCAGAAGAATTCTTAAAGCATCCTATTTTATCTAAGCATTTAATTGAGATTTCGAAACTTCTTTTAACTTTTAAAAAGAAATCTGCCGAAGGTATCTTAGGCGAGCTTGATGCCCGAAAACTGCATTCTTCAATGAGTTTATTTGTTCAGGTAGAAAATGCAGATCCTGTATTTCAGGAGATCTTGGATACTTTTTTCTTTGGACATCTAGATCAGATGACTTTAAATTTTACAAAAAAAAATTGTGTTCTGCCAGACACAGTACTTTCTTAA
- a CDS encoding protein-disulfide reductase DsbD family protein, translating to MKKNIFLLGFFLLFSIFVKAQIYNPIKWKTSIEKISDTEYELQAKAIIESGWHLYSQEVSDGGPIPTHFNFIKSADFQLIDAVKEEKGKTINDPVFKMQIKFFEKETTFKQRIKILSSKPFKIKAEVEFMVCNDENCLPPSSDELEFTVSPSAKAKTLIETAIKTEDKAIEKDASVIEANEKTKDIIATEIVKAPQKEIKKREPKTESRSLWTIFLLSFFSGFAALLTPCVFPMIPMTVSFFTKQSKTKSQGIRKAVFYGIAIIAIYIFLGAVVTWAFGADSLNALSTNVWFNLVFFVFLMIFAFSFLGAFEIMLPNAWANKVDSQADKGGIVGILFMALALAIVSFSCTGPIVGTLLVEAASRGGIAPFVGMFGFSLALALPFTLFAAFPGWLNSLPKSGGWLNSVKVFLGFLELALAFKFLSNADLVLQLHWFEREAFLAIWIAIFGTLAFYLFGKIQLPHDSPISNISVGRLGLGVVVLAFTIYLIPGIWGAPLKMISGFPPPMHYSEIPNGLNNSTSSEIVQNLPEGAEFGPHNIVAFTDYDQGMAYAKKIGKPVMIDFTGHACVNCRKMEDNVWSDEKVQKILKGDIVLISLYVDDKRELSEKEQITSKLTGKKLKYIGQKWSEFQTLTYKTNAQPFYVLVNHNGESLNETSAYNPDIEEYLNWLQKGVSNFEKS from the coding sequence ATGAAAAAGAATATTTTTTTACTGGGCTTTTTCCTGCTGTTTTCCATATTCGTAAAGGCTCAGATCTATAATCCCATAAAATGGAAAACCAGTATCGAGAAAATTTCTGATACTGAATATGAATTGCAGGCAAAAGCCATTATAGAATCGGGTTGGCATTTATACAGTCAGGAAGTTTCAGACGGAGGTCCAATTCCAACTCATTTTAATTTTATTAAAAGTGCTGATTTTCAATTAATTGATGCTGTAAAAGAAGAAAAAGGAAAAACGATTAATGATCCTGTTTTCAAAATGCAGATTAAGTTTTTTGAAAAAGAAACCACTTTTAAGCAACGCATCAAAATTCTTTCATCAAAACCATTCAAAATCAAGGCTGAGGTTGAATTTATGGTTTGCAATGATGAAAATTGTCTTCCTCCAAGTTCAGATGAATTGGAGTTTACCGTTAGCCCTTCCGCGAAAGCGAAAACTTTGATCGAAACTGCTATTAAAACAGAAGATAAAGCTATCGAAAAAGATGCTTCGGTTATTGAAGCAAATGAAAAAACAAAAGATATTATTGCGACAGAAATTGTAAAAGCGCCTCAAAAAGAAATCAAAAAAAGAGAACCAAAAACAGAATCAAGAAGTTTATGGACAATCTTTTTATTATCTTTTTTTTCAGGTTTCGCGGCCTTGCTAACACCTTGCGTTTTTCCGATGATCCCGATGACGGTCAGTTTTTTTACGAAACAAAGCAAAACAAAGTCGCAGGGAATTAGAAAAGCAGTTTTTTACGGAATTGCCATTATTGCCATTTATATCTTTTTGGGAGCCGTTGTGACTTGGGCTTTTGGAGCAGATTCGCTAAATGCGCTTTCTACAAATGTCTGGTTCAATCTTGTGTTTTTTGTGTTTTTAATGATTTTTGCGTTTTCATTTTTGGGCGCTTTCGAAATTATGCTTCCAAATGCTTGGGCAAACAAAGTCGATTCGCAGGCAGATAAAGGCGGTATTGTCGGAATATTATTTATGGCTTTGGCTCTCGCAATTGTTTCTTTTTCTTGTACTGGGCCAATTGTTGGGACGTTATTGGTCGAAGCCGCTTCACGCGGAGGAATAGCTCCATTTGTCGGAATGTTTGGTTTTTCTCTGGCTTTGGCTTTACCATTTACATTATTTGCAGCTTTTCCAGGCTGGCTGAATTCACTCCCAAAATCGGGCGGATGGTTGAATTCAGTAAAAGTATTTTTAGGTTTTTTAGAATTGGCTTTAGCGTTTAAATTTTTATCAAATGCCGATTTAGTTTTGCAATTGCATTGGTTTGAAAGAGAAGCCTTTTTAGCCATTTGGATCGCCATTTTTGGAACTTTAGCTTTTTATTTATTTGGAAAAATTCAGTTACCGCATGATAGTCCGATTTCAAATATAAGTGTTGGAAGATTAGGATTAGGCGTTGTCGTTTTGGCTTTTACGATTTATTTAATTCCAGGTATCTGGGGAGCTCCGTTAAAAATGATAAGTGGTTTTCCGCCACCAATGCATTACAGCGAAATTCCGAATGGTTTGAATAATTCTACGTCTTCAGAAATAGTACAAAATCTGCCTGAAGGAGCTGAATTTGGCCCTCATAATATTGTTGCCTTTACAGATTATGATCAAGGAATGGCATACGCCAAAAAAATCGGGAAACCTGTTATGATCGACTTTACAGGACACGCCTGCGTAAATTGCCGAAAAATGGAAGACAATGTCTGGTCTGACGAAAAAGTGCAGAAAATTCTAAAAGGCGATATAGTCTTGATTTCTTTATATGTTGATGATAAAAGAGAATTATCAGAAAAAGAACAAATTACGTCTAAACTAACAGGGAAAAAGTTGAAATATATAGGCCAAAAATGGAGTGAATTTCAAACACTAACCTACAAAACCAATGCACAGCCTTTTTATGTTCTAGTCAACCATAATGGCGAAAGTCTCAATGAAACTTCGGCTTATAATCCAGATATTGAAGAATACCTAAACTGGCTGCAAAAAGGTGTTTCTAATTTTGAGAAAAGCTGA
- a CDS encoding M16 family metallopeptidase, producing the protein MKYSKKTAILLLFVGCLSFAQAQHYKANDPIAVNQKIKKGVLPNGMTYYIYPTEVNKNTASYYIIQNVGSILENDQQKGLAHFLEHMAFNGTKNFEGKGILNTLQKQGAVFGKNINAYTSTDETVYNLDNIPSKDGGVVDTCLLVLHDWSNFLSLTNEEIDAERGVITEEWRTRQNARARIYNQLAPYYYNNSLYADRMPIGDMEIVKNFKYQVLKDFYKDWYRPDLQAIAIVGDINADEIEAKIKKLFADIPTPANPKKRFEIAIPEKAEPIFKLALDKEISASNISFMIRHTAEKSTNDYAELEKSTQRGIAFSILNNRLAEMAQKQECPFKSASLGYQNYTRLNDIWILSVSPKPEKQAEAFAMVMNEWVRGYKFGFSKGEIERAVTENISGYENYLDKLNEIPHKQVIGMVKDDYLNHEVIADPKAEFEMIKSILSKLDSKILQEQISKLYTSQNRVVAVTGVENEENLTQEKAFAIIQKAENDTSLQPYVDTFEGKTLLGNLNIVSGKITSEKKETAIDATTFILSNGVKVHYKFADKNKKEVELKAESFGGTSLYEPEDLPSIGRATNLAMMSGVGELSNVDLEKVLKGKIVNSSVSVSSLKETVSGSANVKDIETMMQLVHLRFVQPRFDNQMYALLKQRLENSLKNRANDINAKMEDSLSEIVYGKNNPRIREFNQKYIDDLSFDKMKAFYQDRFADVSNFEFYIVGDVTPEVIKPLLEKYIASINGIKRKEKFKTNFPKWASNKIDRDVFIKMETPKSSVRIAFLQDYAFNQKNRILASYLGDILTLRYTESLREKEGGTYGAGVKASIDKLPISKANLQITFDCDADKAEHLLPIVYQEIDKIKKGEIVSEDIEKTRTNYLKSREDSKNFNSYSMNLIYNYFENNYNMNDSKNYVDIVKSITAKDIQEFANSFLNKADSMEVVFKPLK; encoded by the coding sequence ATGAAATACAGCAAAAAAACAGCAATCTTACTGCTCTTCGTTGGATGTTTATCATTCGCGCAAGCGCAGCATTATAAAGCAAATGATCCAATTGCGGTCAACCAAAAAATAAAAAAAGGAGTGTTGCCAAACGGAATGACGTATTATATTTATCCGACTGAGGTTAATAAAAATACGGCAAGTTATTACATCATTCAAAATGTAGGTTCGATTTTAGAAAACGACCAGCAGAAAGGTTTGGCGCATTTTCTGGAACACATGGCGTTCAACGGAACCAAAAACTTTGAAGGAAAAGGAATCCTGAATACGCTTCAAAAACAGGGAGCTGTTTTCGGAAAAAATATTAATGCGTATACCAGCACAGACGAAACGGTTTACAACTTAGACAATATTCCGTCAAAAGATGGAGGGGTAGTCGATACTTGTTTATTGGTTTTGCACGACTGGTCTAATTTCTTATCGCTGACGAATGAAGAAATCGATGCCGAGCGTGGTGTAATTACCGAAGAATGGCGCACGAGACAAAATGCAAGAGCAAGAATTTACAATCAGCTGGCACCTTATTATTACAACAATTCACTTTACGCAGACCGCATGCCTATTGGTGATATGGAAATCGTTAAAAACTTCAAATATCAAGTTTTAAAAGATTTTTATAAAGATTGGTACCGTCCAGATTTGCAGGCAATCGCCATTGTTGGAGATATTAATGCAGATGAAATTGAGGCAAAAATCAAAAAACTTTTTGCTGATATTCCAACACCTGCAAATCCTAAAAAACGTTTTGAAATTGCAATTCCAGAAAAAGCAGAACCAATTTTTAAATTGGCTTTAGACAAAGAAATTTCGGCTTCTAATATTAGTTTTATGATTCGTCATACCGCTGAAAAATCAACGAATGACTATGCTGAATTAGAGAAATCGACACAAAGAGGCATTGCTTTTTCTATTTTGAATAATCGTTTGGCAGAAATGGCGCAGAAACAAGAGTGTCCATTTAAAAGTGCATCACTTGGCTATCAAAATTATACTCGTTTAAATGATATTTGGATTTTGAGTGTTTCTCCAAAACCAGAAAAACAAGCCGAAGCTTTTGCAATGGTAATGAACGAATGGGTTCGCGGCTACAAATTTGGTTTTTCAAAAGGTGAAATTGAAAGAGCCGTTACCGAAAACATTTCGGGTTATGAAAATTATTTAGACAAACTAAATGAGATTCCGCACAAACAAGTAATCGGAATGGTAAAAGACGATTATTTGAACCACGAAGTAATTGCAGATCCTAAAGCAGAATTTGAAATGATAAAAAGCATTTTAAGCAAGTTGGATTCTAAAATTCTTCAAGAGCAAATTAGCAAATTATATACTTCTCAAAATAGAGTTGTGGCGGTAACTGGTGTTGAAAATGAAGAAAATCTAACGCAAGAAAAAGCTTTTGCTATTATTCAAAAAGCTGAAAATGATACTTCGTTGCAGCCTTACGTTGATACTTTTGAAGGAAAAACACTTTTAGGAAATCTAAATATTGTTTCAGGAAAAATTACTTCTGAGAAAAAAGAAACTGCGATTGATGCTACAACTTTTATATTAAGCAATGGAGTAAAAGTGCATTATAAATTTGCTGATAAAAATAAAAAAGAAGTAGAGCTTAAAGCCGAAAGTTTTGGCGGAACTTCTTTATATGAGCCAGAAGATCTCCCATCAATTGGTCGTGCGACAAATTTAGCGATGATGTCTGGAGTTGGAGAGCTTTCGAATGTAGATTTGGAAAAAGTTTTAAAAGGAAAAATTGTCAATTCTTCAGTAAGTGTGAGTTCTCTTAAAGAAACCGTTTCAGGTTCGGCAAATGTAAAAGATATCGAAACCATGATGCAGTTGGTGCATTTGCGTTTTGTACAGCCAAGGTTTGATAACCAGATGTATGCGCTTTTGAAACAGCGATTGGAAAATTCGTTGAAAAATAGAGCAAACGACATTAATGCAAAAATGGAGGACAGTTTATCGGAAATAGTTTACGGCAAAAACAATCCGAGAATTAGAGAGTTCAACCAAAAATATATTGACGATTTGTCTTTTGATAAGATGAAAGCTTTCTATCAAGATCGCTTTGCAGACGTTTCAAATTTTGAATTTTATATTGTTGGAGATGTTACGCCAGAAGTTATAAAGCCTTTATTAGAAAAATATATTGCAAGTATAAACGGAATCAAACGCAAAGAGAAATTTAAAACTAACTTTCCGAAATGGGCTTCAAATAAAATTGATCGAGATGTTTTTATTAAAATGGAAACACCAAAAAGTTCTGTTCGCATTGCATTTTTACAAGATTACGCTTTTAATCAAAAAAACAGAATCCTGGCTTCTTACTTAGGCGATATTTTGACTTTGCGTTATACGGAAAGTCTTCGTGAAAAAGAAGGTGGAACTTATGGAGCTGGAGTAAAAGCAAGTATTGACAAACTTCCAATTTCTAAAGCAAATCTTCAAATTACTTTTGATTGTGACGCTGATAAAGCAGAACATTTATTGCCAATTGTATACCAGGAAATTGATAAAATCAAAAAAGGAGAAATCGTTTCTGAAGATATTGAGAAAACGAGAACCAATTATTTGAAATCAAGAGAGGACAGCAAAAACTTCAATAGTTATAGCATGAATTTAATCTATAATTATTTTGAAAACAATTACAACATGAATGACTCTAAAAATTATGTTGATATTGTAAAAAGCATTACTGCAAAAGACATTCAAGAATTTGCTAATTCATTTTTGAACAAAGCTGACTCTATGGAAGTTGTTTTCAAACCATTAAAATAA
- a CDS encoding TlpA family protein disulfide reductase, whose protein sequence is MKKHIFYFILTFIMVQMSFAANLSEYAVIKGTISIPDSKVKEITLYNVEEGKPVVAATAKVNSLGEFGFMTPVSAAGFYYIDYGQFKSRNQLIRLYLEPKLDINLVINKTNYVLSGKNVGQNVLVQKANEIYNDFAPYARLGGNETYVEFYPFIDKGVAKAEEFSKSIKTKDASFNKLLKLAVATDVEELTYTFFRMPRTAFPDKDDRPAVIKTWQTDKKFTDPDLLKLQNGVSLMSHYFFYVTMNSGSGPKRLDLTEAITHITDPALKDVYLRDAVATSRMKIEEYEKIAPSIKPFMISDASKTFLVEYEKVLHKNVGQKGLNFTYKDINDKPVSFSDFKGKFVYIDLWATWCGPCKAEIPHMKKIEEDYHGKNIVFVSLSLDKPKDAQKWKDYVTKEQLKGIQLMADKDFGSDVAKNYDVNAIPRFLLFDPQGKIINADALRPSNPELREQLDKLLKS, encoded by the coding sequence ATGAAAAAACACATTTTTTATTTCATTTTAACCTTCATTATGGTTCAAATGAGTTTTGCTGCCAATCTATCTGAATATGCAGTAATTAAAGGAACAATTTCGATTCCAGATAGTAAAGTAAAAGAAATTACTCTTTACAATGTCGAAGAAGGAAAGCCAGTCGTTGCAGCTACTGCAAAAGTTAATTCTCTGGGGGAATTCGGCTTTATGACACCAGTTTCAGCTGCTGGCTTTTATTATATCGATTACGGGCAATTTAAAAGTAGAAACCAATTAATCCGTTTGTATTTGGAACCAAAATTAGACATCAATTTAGTGATCAATAAAACAAATTATGTTTTAAGCGGAAAAAATGTGGGACAAAATGTTTTAGTTCAAAAAGCAAATGAAATCTACAACGATTTTGCGCCTTACGCAAGGTTAGGAGGAAATGAAACCTATGTAGAATTTTATCCTTTTATAGATAAAGGTGTGGCTAAAGCAGAAGAATTTTCGAAATCAATAAAAACGAAAGATGCTAGCTTTAATAAGTTATTAAAATTAGCCGTTGCAACAGATGTTGAAGAATTGACTTATACTTTTTTCAGAATGCCCAGAACTGCATTTCCTGATAAAGACGATCGTCCTGCGGTGATCAAAACTTGGCAGACCGATAAAAAGTTTACAGATCCAGATTTATTAAAATTGCAAAATGGCGTTTCATTAATGTCACATTATTTCTTTTACGTAACAATGAATTCTGGTTCAGGACCAAAACGCCTGGACTTAACAGAAGCAATTACCCACATAACAGATCCAGCTTTAAAAGATGTTTATCTTCGTGATGCAGTTGCAACATCAAGAATGAAAATTGAAGAATACGAAAAAATTGCACCAAGCATAAAACCTTTTATGATTTCTGATGCAAGCAAAACATTTTTAGTAGAATACGAAAAAGTATTGCATAAAAATGTAGGTCAAAAAGGATTAAATTTTACTTATAAAGACATTAACGATAAACCAGTTTCGTTTTCAGATTTTAAAGGTAAATTTGTTTACATCGATTTATGGGCAACTTGGTGCGGACCATGTAAGGCTGAAATTCCACACATGAAAAAAATCGAAGAAGATTATCACGGAAAAAATATTGTATTCGTTAGTCTTTCGTTAGATAAACCAAAAGACGCACAAAAATGGAAGGATTACGTTACTAAAGAACAATTAAAAGGAATTCAGTTAATGGCTGATAAAGATTTTGGTTCAGATGTAGCTAAAAATTACGATGTAAATGCCATTCCTAGATTTTTGTTATTTGATCCTCAGGGAAAAATTATCAATGCAGATGCGCTTCGTCCTTCAAATCCTGAACTAAGAGAACAGCTTGATAAATTATTGAAAAGTTAA
- a CDS encoding aspartyl protease family protein → MKKIFLLSILIFGCSTYAQNSIQKSIETFEKAFQNKSYKEIKDLLAPQFTVGVGDSSSNEYYLNGIFNAFPVLDSIQIGKTVEMKNESYVLVDFHFKGKEKKPSQIVFNSENKILYVTFFDGLYKVDRNATVKEVASIPFQIIENGIAIKIKLNKADREFLMLFDTGADGMALNPDSAYKAGVVVTKSKSASVVGGSQQVQYSADNTIYLGDQVLKNQGLVIFPKHGVYDGLFGANLLRNYITSVNFDTMTIDLYNFGNFNYWGKAKPLVFDYKSGLPVVKMNLTFEDKKTVEGSFTFDTGAGYDLIAYGPFNHKNNLEVSLKTEYTSVNYSLGKQTKIVGGAIPNISINGNNFPNVTVALQEYDEANKNWAFADGSLGIDLIKRFNFTIDLLHKTVYLEPNKNFNKTPSFYLSGLYLDFDEKQNLLVKRVLDQQNEDLKKVKVGAKVTQINDFEAKDLVKPENLKKLRETKESKDIIIEQDDQSMRISI, encoded by the coding sequence ATGAAAAAGATATTCCTGCTTTCAATATTGATTTTTGGTTGCTCAACTTATGCTCAAAACAGCATTCAGAAATCTATTGAAACTTTCGAAAAAGCCTTTCAAAATAAAAGTTATAAGGAGATAAAAGATCTTCTGGCACCGCAGTTTACTGTTGGTGTTGGAGATTCATCTTCAAACGAATATTATTTGAATGGTATTTTTAATGCTTTTCCTGTTTTAGATTCTATTCAGATTGGAAAAACTGTTGAGATGAAAAATGAAAGCTATGTTTTAGTAGATTTCCATTTTAAAGGAAAAGAAAAGAAACCGTCTCAAATCGTTTTCAATTCAGAAAACAAAATTTTGTATGTTACTTTTTTTGATGGTTTGTATAAAGTTGACCGAAATGCAACAGTAAAAGAAGTAGCAAGTATTCCGTTTCAAATTATCGAAAACGGAATCGCCATTAAAATCAAATTAAACAAAGCCGACCGAGAATTTTTAATGCTTTTTGACACAGGCGCCGACGGAATGGCTTTAAATCCAGACAGTGCGTATAAAGCTGGAGTTGTGGTTACGAAAAGTAAATCGGCATCTGTTGTTGGCGGCAGTCAGCAAGTTCAGTATTCCGCAGATAATACTATTTATTTAGGAGATCAGGTTCTAAAAAATCAAGGATTGGTAATTTTTCCAAAACATGGTGTTTATGACGGATTATTTGGCGCCAATCTGCTTCGAAATTATATCACGTCTGTCAATTTTGATACCATGACAATTGACTTGTACAACTTCGGGAATTTTAATTATTGGGGAAAAGCAAAGCCGTTGGTTTTTGATTATAAATCGGGACTTCCGGTAGTAAAAATGAATCTGACTTTTGAAGATAAAAAAACAGTCGAAGGCAGTTTCACTTTTGATACGGGAGCAGGTTACGATCTCATTGCTTACGGACCTTTTAATCATAAAAACAATCTCGAAGTCAGTTTAAAAACCGAGTACACATCTGTCAATTACAGTTTAGGAAAACAAACTAAAATTGTTGGCGGCGCCATTCCGAATATTTCTATTAACGGAAACAATTTTCCAAATGTAACCGTGGCACTTCAAGAGTATGATGAAGCCAATAAAAACTGGGCTTTCGCCGATGGATCTTTGGGAATTGATTTAATAAAGCGTTTCAATTTTACAATCGATTTATTACACAAAACTGTGTATTTAGAACCGAATAAAAATTTTAATAAAACACCTTCTTTTTATTTGAGCGGACTCTATTTAGATTTTGATGAAAAACAGAATCTTTTGGTAAAAAGAGTTTTAGATCAGCAAAATGAAGATTTAAAGAAAGTAAAAGTCGGAGCAAAAGTTACTCAGATAAACGATTTCGAAGCCAAAGATTTAGTAAAACCAGAAAATCTTAAAAAGCTGAGAGAAACTAAAGAAAGCAAAGATATTATTATAGAACAAGACGATCAGTCGATGCGAATTTCAATTTAA
- a CDS encoding thioredoxin family protein has product MKRFLKIASAVLLLACPSIALKAQTQSTEESLAQAKKQAQTEKKLIFVDLYFTGCAPCAQMDKEVFPDPKVATVLSADFVTFKSDILKEEIGKKLCMKYGVTGFPTFLFMNADGKVIDIAGGFQNVEQFTALLQNAKEASKKGIFKKYSPEIHEKEYPDFYKQAYLDGKRNVPFEVIDTYLKSKDASEEVSFVIITGLRVGKQYDDPFLLKSKKLMEDYGRWNVTSHVFTILQRKKREYEKKNDLKGFTELVNGSKELYTPEEFTKYSGILLKDFGVEKVVVKPNTAQK; this is encoded by the coding sequence ATGAAACGATTTTTAAAAATCGCAAGCGCAGTTTTGCTGCTTGCCTGTCCGTCTATTGCCTTAAAAGCACAGACTCAATCTACCGAAGAAAGCCTGGCGCAGGCCAAAAAACAAGCGCAAACGGAGAAGAAATTAATCTTTGTTGATTTGTATTTCACAGGTTGTGCGCCGTGTGCACAAATGGACAAAGAAGTATTTCCAGATCCAAAAGTAGCAACTGTTTTAAGTGCAGATTTCGTCACTTTCAAGTCTGATATTTTAAAAGAAGAAATCGGTAAAAAATTATGCATGAAATACGGCGTAACTGGATTTCCGACTTTTTTATTTATGAATGCAGATGGAAAAGTAATTGATATTGCTGGCGGATTTCAAAACGTTGAGCAGTTTACAGCTTTGCTTCAAAACGCAAAAGAAGCTTCTAAAAAAGGAATTTTTAAAAAGTACAGTCCAGAAATTCATGAAAAAGAGTATCCTGATTTTTATAAACAAGCTTATTTAGATGGAAAAAGAAATGTGCCGTTTGAGGTTATCGATACGTATTTAAAATCCAAAGATGCTTCTGAAGAGGTTTCTTTTGTGATTATTACCGGATTAAGAGTGGGTAAACAATATGATGATCCATTTCTTTTAAAGAGTAAAAAATTAATGGAAGATTATGGAAGATGGAACGTTACAAGTCACGTGTTTACCATTTTACAACGCAAGAAAAGAGAATACGAAAAAAAGAATGATCTAAAAGGTTTTACAGAATTAGTAAATGGTTCAAAAGAACTTTATACGCCTGAAGAATTTACAAAATATTCTGGAATTTTATTAAAAGACTTCGGAGTGGAAAAAGTGGTAGTGAAGCCAAATACGGCACAAAAGTAA
- a CDS encoding PKD-like family lipoprotein produces the protein MFKNIKIQTAVLMLLLLVYGCVSDEGNYNYEKINEFNVTGIQKEYTVYTGDYFKITPELNPTLDDGSDPDRYEYKWVALNPAKLAYEARTTIATTKNLDGILKLPPAKYELYYFIKDKVTGVNWQQPIITLNVVSSIYEGWLVVGDVDGKARLDMVSIIPGIPQPRIINDVLDAAGSALKLKGKAVDVESFSGPLPGSVIYGIYVTASESGTARLEPDSFEWNQTMNIAYETVGGSFPTNFAVDFMKCPIGSENFLYKDGNIYYYNRALQIRYGLPQNKVDIETKTFYAAPFIAESSSAGTPVFFDVEKHRFLRYSTSKGNCSAMPPVTASPTALDWNNTNCELVYMTTSNFNFNESFAVLKNISTGKFYLLRFSASSVQTYYKEMLNAPDLDKATKFAVSPDAGYLFYTVGNKVYEYDSGTQSAKLMLDKGNEEITYLGFSKRGKKEIISKLIVGSYSITGKLELYTVPPVNGDLILESSYSGLCKIVDVTYRVR, from the coding sequence ATGTTTAAAAATATAAAAATACAGACAGCCGTACTAATGCTTCTCCTTTTGGTATACGGATGTGTAAGCGACGAAGGAAATTACAATTATGAGAAAATCAATGAATTTAATGTAACAGGAATACAAAAAGAATATACGGTTTATACGGGAGATTATTTTAAAATTACACCCGAATTAAATCCAACTTTAGATGATGGATCAGATCCTGATCGCTACGAATATAAATGGGTCGCATTAAATCCTGCAAAATTGGCTTACGAAGCCAGAACAACTATTGCAACCACAAAAAATCTTGATGGTATTTTGAAATTACCGCCTGCAAAATATGAACTTTATTACTTTATCAAAGATAAAGTGACAGGAGTAAACTGGCAGCAGCCGATTATTACATTAAATGTAGTTTCTTCTATTTATGAAGGATGGCTGGTTGTGGGAGATGTAGACGGAAAAGCTCGATTAGATATGGTTTCTATAATCCCAGGAATTCCGCAGCCGCGTATTATAAATGATGTGTTAGATGCCGCTGGGTCTGCATTAAAATTAAAGGGAAAAGCTGTAGATGTAGAATCTTTCAGCGGGCCTTTGCCAGGAAGTGTTATTTATGGAATCTATGTAACAGCATCAGAATCTGGAACAGCAAGATTAGAACCCGATTCTTTTGAATGGAATCAGACCATGAATATTGCATACGAAACCGTTGGAGGAAGTTTTCCAACAAATTTTGCAGTAGATTTTATGAAATGCCCTATTGGATCAGAAAATTTCCTGTATAAAGATGGTAATATTTATTACTACAATAGAGCACTGCAAATTAGATATGGATTGCCGCAAAATAAAGTAGATATCGAAACTAAAACTTTCTATGCAGCTCCTTTTATAGCAGAAAGTTCATCAGCAGGAACTCCTGTCTTTTTTGATGTCGAAAAACATCGTTTTCTGCGTTATAGTACATCAAAAGGAAATTGTTCGGCAATGCCTCCCGTTACTGCTTCTCCAACAGCACTAGATTGGAATAATACCAACTGCGAGCTTGTTTATATGACTACATCAAATTTCAATTTCAATGAAAGTTTTGCAGTATTAAAGAATATCTCTACAGGCAAATTCTATCTGCTTCGTTTTAGTGCAAGTTCCGTGCAGACCTATTACAAAGAGATGCTGAACGCACCTGATTTGGATAAAGCAACAAAATTTGCAGTAAGTCCAGATGCAGGCTATTTATTTTATACTGTCGGAAACAAAGTGTACGAGTATGACAGTGGAACTCAATCTGCAAAATTAATGTTGGATAAAGGAAATGAAGAAATTACCTATCTAGGTTTCAGCAAGAGAGGAAAAAAAGAAATTATCAGCAAATTAATTGTCGGTTCTTACAGTATAACAGGAAAATTAGAATTGTATACAGTACCTCCTGTAAATGGAGATTTAATTTTGGAAAGCAGTTATTCAGGCTTATGCAAAATTGTCGATGTTACTTATCGCGTGCGATAA